The sequence CCGGCGGTTTTTGAATCCGTCAAACCCAAAACCTTGCAAATAAAGTCTTGAGATCCTTTGCCGGCTCAATCTCTCCGTTGAAAATCAAGGGCTCGATTTAATGCCACAGCCTGAATAGTACAAAATTAGTACTCTTTCAAAAAGTGCCGAAAAAACTTTGAAATCGCTTCGGAGTGATTCGCTTTTAAAGCCTCTCGGCATGCCAGCGGATATGATCTTCGATGAACGATGCCATAAAGTAATAGCTATGATCATAACCGTCTTGAAGCCTCAGGGTCAGATCGATTCCCTTTTTCTTGCAAGCGACGGCAAAATCATCGGGGAAAAGCTCTTTGTTCAAAAAAATATCCGCCGTTCCCTGATCCACGAGAATCTGTCCATCCCATCCCAGCGTTTCTGTCAAATGACAGGAATCGTATTGTTTCCAAGCTTCCTGATTTTCTCCCAAATAACCTTTGAAAGCTTTTTGCCCCCAAGGAACTTTGGTTGGGGAAACTATCGGCGCGAATGCCGAAACCGATTTGTAGATCCCAGGATTTTTCAAGGCAATGGACAAAGCACCGTGCCCACCCATGGAATGCCCGGTAATTCCCGTTCTTTCCGGATCGACTTCGGAAAAGTTGGAATTCACCAATTCACGCAACTCTTGAGTTACATAATCGTACatcttgaaattttggatccaaGGCTCCTGCGATGCGTTCAAGTAAAACCCGGCACCTTTTCCGAATGAATAATCATCGGCGTGATCGGGAACCTTTTCGCCTCTTGGGGAAGTGTCGGGGAATATCAGTGCCATTCCCGTTTTGGCGGCAAATTGTTGCGCCCCCATTTTGGTAACGGCATTTTCCCAAGTGCAGGTCAAGCCCGACAAATAATAAAGGACGGGAAATTTTTGGGCGGAAGGGGAAGCTGGCGGAAAATAAACCGCAAACTCCGTTTCACAACCCAAGACGGCGCTGGCATGGGAAAAAACTTTTTGCCGTCCGCCGCAACATTTCCAATCGTTTTTGAGGTTCAAAGCCATGAGTTCTCGGGGCAAATGGTTAGGGAAAGATTAATAAATGACGACCGAACGGATCGACTTGCCTTCGTGCATCAATTCAAAAGCGTCATTGATTTTATCCAACGGCATGGTGTGGGTGATCAAATCATcgatgttgatttttttctccgCATACCAATCAACGATTTTAGGCACGTCCGTCCGGCCTCTTGCGCCTCCAAAAGCGGTGCCTCGCCACGATCTTCCGGTTACCAGTTGAAACGGGCGCGTTGAAATTTCGGCTCCGGCCGGGGCCACCCCGATAATAACCGACATCCCCCAACCTTTATGGCAGCATTCCAAAGCTTGGCGCATGAGGCCCACGTTTCCAACACATTCAAAAGAGTAATCGGCGCCTCCGCCGGTCAAATTCACCAAATAAGGCACCAAGTCGCCTTCGACTTCCTTGGGGTTCACGAAATGGGTCATGCCAAATTTTTTCGCCAATTCCACCTTGTCGGGATTGATATCCACCCCGATAATCATGCTCGCCCCAATCAATCTGGCTCCCTGAATGACGTTCAATCCAATGCCGCCAAGACCAAAAACCACGATTTTGCTACCTGGCTCGGCTTTGGCCGTATTGATAACGGCACCAATGCCCGTGGTTACGCCGCAACCGATATAACAAACTTTTTCAAAAGGAACGTCTTTGCGGATTTTCGCCACGGCAATTTCGGGCAGAACGGTATAATTGGAAAAGGTCGAAGTTCCCATATAATGCAACAGGGGTTTGCCGTCCAAACTAAAACGGCTGGTTCCATCGGGCATCACTCCCTGACCCTGGGTAGTGCGGATGGCTTGGCAAAGATTGGTTTTGGGATGCAAACAATACTCGCACTCCCTGCATTCGGGCGTGTACAACGGAATTACATGATCCCCGACTGCCAAAGATTTAACGCTCTTACCGATCTCCACGACAACGCCGGCTCCTTCATGACCCAAAATCGCCGGAAAAGCCCCTTCGGGATCGCTCCCCGAAAGTGTATAGGCGTCGGTATGACAAATCCCCGTCGCCTTGACTTCGATCAATACTTCGTTGTCCTTCGGTCCTTCAACATCCACCGTTTCAATGCTTAAAGGCTTTCCCGCCTCAAATGCCACCGCCGCTCTTGATTTCATACCGCTCCTCTTGCTGTTTGGTTATCGATTAATCATCTTATCGGCACCTTGAATATTTACGgttgttttggaaaaaattcGAATCCCTCCGCCGATTcgatgaagatttttttaaaatatcggTTCTTAgtgaaaaaaatggttttaaaacaTCGTTTATCTTGGTTTTGGACGCATGCGGCCCCGTCCGGTTAAGCGTCGGCGGTCTTTGGAGCCGTCGGGAATACGAATCCGGGGATGTCGTGACAAATGTCGGCCATCCCGATTTGAACCCCGGCCCTTCGCGGTCCGATCGTCCCGACGTCCTTGCCCTTCACGGAATTCGCGACGAAACCGAAGACGCGCCCGGCCTTCGCCCCCGTTTTCGACTTCCTCTTGTTAAGCTTTGTCCGGGCGGCGGGCGGGGGCTTCCCCCGTACGCCTTTTTCGCGGATTTCGTT is a genomic window of Mytilus trossulus isolate FHL-02 unplaced genomic scaffold, PNRI_Mtr1.1.1.hap1 h1tg000859l__unscaffolded, whole genome shotgun sequence containing:
- the LOC134703098 gene encoding alcohol dehydrogenase class-3-like, coding for MDLKKSPLSENAHRGEIEIVDHDSSAIVYLEHGYPSKLVRWHHHEECELHLIVETTGRIGMKSRAAVAFEAGKPLSIETVDVEGPKDNEVLIEVKATGICHTDAYTLSGSDPEGAFPAILGHEGAGVVVEIGKSVKSLAVGDHVIPLYTPECRECEYCLHPKTNLCQAIRTTQGQGVMPDGTSRFSLDGKPLLHYMGTSTFSNYTVLPEIAVAKIRKDVPFEKVCYIGCGVTTGIGAVINTAKAEPGSKIVVFGLGGIGLNVIQGARLIGASMIIGVDINPDKVELAKKFGMTHFVNPKEVEGDLVPYLVNLTGGGADYSFECVGNVGLMRQALECCHKGWGMSVIIGVAPAGAEISTRPFQLVTGRSWRGTAFGGARGRTDVPKIVDWYAEKKINIDDLITHTMPLDKINDAFELMHEGKSIRSVVIY